From a region of the Castanea sativa cultivar Marrone di Chiusa Pesio chromosome 10, ASM4071231v1 genome:
- the LOC142611947 gene encoding uncharacterized protein LOC142611947: MSTQSEKSTKSTAPLWKYVTKLEKASGGVGNVTFRCNYCEKTFKGSYSRVKAHMLKLPNFGIQACAKVGDEYLNEMQKLEDAYEESMRRPMKPKLVSLPTDSASSPDLGPSEDSLITRTFYSAGLPFHFAKNPYWIEMIKFAANNNNLVGYVPPGYNKLRTNLLHKERAQIEKLLKSIKDTWKEKSLSIVSDRLTDSQKRPLINFMVTSEKESIFIKSINGIKEYKDKHFIADLFLKVIGEVKHQHVVQIITDNAFVMKVVGSIVEAEYPHIFWSPCVVHTLNLALRNICAPKNSLQNEVAYNECNSIAQVADEATFIHIFITNHSMRLAIFNSYSPLKLLVVAETRFASIITMLKRLFQVK, encoded by the exons ATGAGTACTCAAAGTGAAAAATCAACTAAATCAACTGCTCCTCTATGGAAATATGTTACTAAGTTAGAAAAAGCAAGTGGTGGTGTTGGGAATGTTACTTTTAGAtgtaactattgtgaaaaaactTTCAAGGGGTCTTATTCAAGGGTGAAGGCACACATGTTAAAATTGCCTAATTTTGGAATACAAGCATGTGCTAAGGTTGGAGATGAGTATCTAAATGAAATGCAAAAATTAGAAGATGCGTATGAGGAATCTATGCGTAGACCGATGAAGCCTAAGCTAGTGTCTTTACCAACTGATTCTGCTAGTAGCCCTGATTTGGGTCCTAGTGAGG ATTCTCTTATTACTAGGACATTTTATTCTGCTGGTTTACCCTTTCACTTTGCTAAGAACCCGTATTGGATTGAGATGATCAAATTTGcagctaataataataatttagtgGGCTATGTTCCTCCGGGTTACAATAAATTAAGAACAAATTTGTTGCATAAAGAGAGGGCACAAATTGAGAAGTTGTTGAAGTCAATTAAAGATACTTGGAAAGAAAAGAGTTTAAGTATAGTAAGTGATAGGTTGACAGATAGTCAAAAAAGGCCACTTATCAATTTTATGGTTACATCAGAGAAAGAGTCAATTTTTATCAAATCCATTAATGGTATCAAAGAGTACAAAGACAAGCACTTCATTGCTGACTTGTTTCTAAAGGTCATTGGTGAGGTTAAGCATCAACATGTTGTCCAAATTATTACTGATAATGCATTTGTTATGAAGGTTGTAGGATCTATTGTTGAAGCTGAATATCCTCATATATTTTGGTCACCTTGTGTTGTGCATACCCTCAATTTGGCCTTGAGGAATATATGTGCACCTAAGAACTCTTTGCAGAATGAGGTAGCATATAATGAATGTAATTCTATTGCACAAGTTGCAGATGAGGCaactttcattcatattttcaTCACAAATCATTCAATGAGATTAgcaatttttaattcatattcCCCTTTGAAGTTACTTGTTGTTGCTGAAACACGATTTGCTTCAATAATCACCATGCTTAAAAGATTGTTTCAAGTAAAATAG